One window of Chondrocystis sp. NIES-4102 genomic DNA carries:
- a CDS encoding manganese transport protein, whose amino-acid sequence MSLPSNQPSLSEVHRSIKIPQGKGFWRKMLAYAGPGYLVSVGYMDPGNWATDIAGGASFGYALLTVILLSNLMAILLQSLCVRLGVATGRDLAQACRDYFPGKINFCLWILCEIAIAACDLAELLGSAIALQLLFGIPLIWGVCITASDVLLLLLLQGKGFRYVEALVITLVATVGICFAAEIIFSKPDVAGILQGYLPKSEVVRNPEMLYLAIAILGATVMPHNLYLHSSIVQTRAWQPTAEKRWEAIKFGTIDSTIALSFALFINSAILIVAAATFHFSGYQQVAEIQDAYKLLSPLLGVSAASAIFGVALLASGQSSTLTATLAGQIVMEGFLRFRLPPWVRRLATRLLAIIPALIAIIFYGEKSTGSLLIASQVVLSLQLSFAVIPLIMFTSDRRLMGEFVNPTWLKLLAGAVATIIVGLNAWLLLQTFSGWLHIN is encoded by the coding sequence ATGTCTCTACCATCCAATCAGCCCAGTTTGTCTGAAGTTCACCGCAGCATTAAAATTCCACAGGGGAAGGGTTTTTGGCGCAAAATGCTAGCTTATGCTGGCCCTGGATACCTAGTCTCCGTGGGATATATGGATCCTGGTAACTGGGCGACGGATATAGCTGGAGGTGCTTCTTTTGGCTATGCACTCTTGACGGTTATATTACTCTCAAATTTGATGGCGATTTTATTGCAATCTTTATGCGTCAGGTTGGGAGTAGCCACGGGAAGAGATTTAGCACAGGCGTGTCGGGATTATTTTCCTGGAAAGATTAATTTCTGCTTATGGATATTGTGTGAAATTGCGATCGCAGCCTGTGATTTAGCAGAATTATTGGGAAGTGCGATCGCCCTGCAACTATTATTTGGTATTCCTTTAATTTGGGGAGTCTGTATTACTGCCTCAGATGTACTGTTATTGTTACTACTACAAGGAAAAGGTTTTCGTTACGTAGAAGCTTTAGTCATTACTCTAGTCGCAACCGTAGGAATTTGTTTCGCCGCCGAAATTATTTTCTCCAAACCAGATGTAGCAGGCATTTTACAGGGATATTTGCCTAAATCAGAAGTAGTCAGAAATCCAGAAATGCTCTACCTGGCGATCGCGATTTTAGGGGCAACGGTAATGCCTCACAACTTATATTTACATTCTTCAATCGTACAAACTCGCGCTTGGCAACCAACAGCTGAAAAAAGATGGGAAGCAATTAAATTTGGCACGATTGATTCGACTATAGCTTTATCCTTTGCCTTGTTTATTAATTCAGCTATTTTAATAGTTGCTGCTGCAACTTTTCATTTTTCTGGCTATCAGCAAGTTGCAGAGATTCAAGATGCTTATAAATTACTTTCACCTTTATTAGGAGTGAGTGCAGCTAGTGCTATTTTTGGGGTTGCCTTATTAGCTTCTGGACAAAGTTCTACCCTAACAGCCACTTTAGCAGGACAAATTGTCATGGAAGGTTTTTTACGATTTCGCCTTCCTCCTTGGGTGCGACGTTTGGCAACTAGATTACTGGCTATTATTCCTGCTTTAATTGCGATTATTTTTTATGGAGAAAAGAGTACGGGTAGTTTATTAATTGCCAGTCAGGTTGTGCTAAGTTTACAGCTATCTTTTGCGGTGATTCCTTTGATCATGTTTACTAGCGATCGCCGTTTGATGGGTGAGTTTGTCAATCCAACTTGGTTAAAGCTGTTAGCTGGTGCAGTAGCGACGATTATCGTTGGTTTGAATGCTTGGTTATTATTGCAAACATTTTCAGGGTGGCTGCATATAAATTAG
- a CDS encoding transcriptional regulator: MTLQSQVPDLTWSSMLTQEKPKLIGAIASESGIPIKTIRYYDELGLLKTCGRTEGGYRLFDSDVFVRLKFIKRAQHLGLSLSEIREFLEVHDRGDLPCDQIKVKLEEKLEAIEEQIQQLQILKQELKGLLSGWEKIPEHPEETICPIIERSEVV, encoded by the coding sequence ATGACATTACAATCTCAAGTTCCCGATCTTACGTGGTCGTCTATGTTAACTCAAGAAAAACCAAAACTAATCGGTGCGATCGCATCTGAAAGTGGTATTCCCATCAAAACCATTCGCTATTACGATGAATTGGGTTTACTCAAAACTTGTGGTAGAACCGAAGGCGGATATCGCTTGTTCGATTCGGATGTCTTCGTTCGTTTAAAATTTATCAAACGCGCACAGCACTTAGGGTTAAGTTTGTCTGAGATTAGAGAGTTTTTGGAAGTACATGATCGAGGAGATTTACCTTGCGACCAGATTAAAGTCAAGCTGGAAGAAAAGCTTGAAGCGATTGAAGAGCAAATTCAACAACTCCAAATTCTCAAACAAGAGTTAAAAGGACTTTTATCGGGATGGGAAAAGATACCCGAACATCCTGAAGAAACAATCTGTCCGATTATCGAGCGATCGGAAGTTGTTTGA
- a CDS encoding heavy metal transport/detoxification protein has product MTLQLTRDFTIKVIERKKVEIMTLQLKVPNMACSACGDTITKAIKEIDPTATVRAEPKTKLVEIETKASEAEISQAITAAGYTVT; this is encoded by the coding sequence TTGACTCTCCAGTTAACTAGAGACTTCACAATAAAAGTAATCGAGCGCAAAAAGGTAGAAATTATGACATTACAACTTAAAGTTCCCAACATGGCTTGTTCGGCTTGTGGAGATACCATTACCAAAGCAATAAAAGAAATCGATCCAACTGCAACTGTACGAGCCGAACCCAAAACTAAGCTTGTCGAAATTGAAACGAAAGCATCAGAAGCTGAGATCTCCCAAGCGATTACAGCAGCAGGTTATACCGTTACCTGA
- a CDS encoding type 3 multicopper oxidase — MSKTNRRQFMILAAAGAIATSATSWAIGKNNKTSLQTKALSFKLHKSSNGLLELDLEASSTRIDLGGKPANLLTYNGQVPAPRLEAKAGDTVRIRLTNNLSQPTNLHYHGLHVTPNGNADNAFLDIPSGESLTYEFTLPKNHPSGTFWYHPHRHKFVAEQVFGGLAGLFVIRGELDEIPELKAAKEEFLVLQDFALDGNGRIQPPNQMAMMRGREGQLMTVNGQINPNLEIAKGGLLRLRILNASPSRFYRLALENHPFYLIATDGGAIGAPVELKELLLSPGERAEVLVRGDRESGQYRLLNLPYDRGGMQMMGMMGDGGHMMDGGMGMMGGDTKTNPQVLATLTYGGSVSLLPLPQQLITVEELPEPKTIRRIELSMEEEMTPGMGMTFTFNGKAFDPNRVDTQVRLNTVEEWELINVDPDGMDHPFHLHINPFQVVSRNGKPEPYRAWKDTVLVKGNETVRIRIPFRDFTGKAVYHCHILDHEDLGMMGIVEMKG, encoded by the coding sequence GTGTCAAAAACTAACCGTCGCCAGTTTATGATCCTCGCTGCTGCTGGTGCAATCGCTACATCAGCAACTAGTTGGGCAATTGGGAAAAACAATAAAACGTCCCTTCAAACCAAAGCCTTGTCTTTCAAACTCCATAAAAGTTCTAACGGTTTATTAGAACTCGATCTCGAAGCGAGTTCGACCCGCATCGATCTAGGAGGCAAGCCAGCAAATCTGTTAACCTACAACGGACAAGTCCCTGCCCCTCGCTTAGAAGCTAAAGCGGGCGATACCGTTCGCATTCGCTTGACCAACAATCTTTCCCAACCCACTAATTTACACTATCACGGACTACACGTTACTCCCAATGGCAATGCAGACAACGCTTTCCTCGATATTCCGTCAGGAGAGAGTTTGACTTATGAATTTACTCTTCCTAAAAATCACCCATCTGGAACATTCTGGTATCATCCCCACCGTCATAAATTTGTTGCCGAGCAGGTATTTGGAGGTTTAGCGGGTCTATTTGTAATTCGCGGTGAGTTAGATGAAATTCCCGAACTAAAAGCTGCCAAAGAAGAATTTTTGGTTTTACAAGATTTTGCTTTAGACGGTAACGGACGGATTCAACCCCCCAACCAAATGGCAATGATGAGGGGGCGCGAAGGACAATTAATGACTGTCAATGGTCAGATTAACCCTAATTTAGAAATTGCTAAAGGGGGTTTGCTACGTCTGCGAATCCTCAATGCTTCTCCCTCTCGTTTTTACCGACTCGCTCTAGAAAATCATCCTTTTTACTTAATTGCCACAGACGGAGGAGCAATAGGCGCACCTGTAGAACTAAAAGAACTACTGCTTTCACCTGGAGAAAGGGCAGAAGTTTTGGTAAGAGGAGATAGAGAATCGGGACAGTATCGCCTTTTAAACTTACCCTACGATCGCGGGGGAATGCAAATGATGGGCATGATGGGTGATGGTGGTCACATGATGGATGGAGGCATGGGTATGATGGGAGGAGATACCAAAACAAATCCTCAAGTCTTGGCAACACTCACATATGGAGGTTCTGTTTCTCTTCTTCCTTTACCCCAACAACTTATTACTGTCGAAGAATTGCCAGAACCAAAGACAATAAGGCGTATTGAATTGTCAATGGAAGAAGAAATGACTCCAGGTATGGGAATGACTTTTACCTTTAACGGAAAAGCTTTTGACCCCAATCGAGTCGATACTCAAGTTCGGCTCAATACAGTTGAAGAATGGGAGTTAATCAATGTCGATCCAGATGGTATGGATCACCCTTTTCATCTACACATTAATCCCTTTCAAGTAGTATCTCGTAATGGTAAGCCAGAACCCTACCGCGCTTGGAAAGATACTGTGTTAGTAAAGGGGAATGAAACTGTTCGCATTCGCATTCCTTTCCGCGATTTTACAGGCAAAGCTGTTTACCACTGTCACATTTTAGACCATGAAGATCTTGGCATGATGGGAATCGTCGAGATGAAAGGTTAG
- a CDS encoding transposase, IS605 OrfB family protein, with translation MSSPYPTRQVQKVRIYPTDEQKQQLAGAMGCSRWWWNFALNKSIEIYKETGKGLSRAGLNALLPSLKQEHEWLKTEVYSQSLQQTSLNLSRAFINFFEKRAKFPRYKSKHGKQSVGFPQSVTVNGDWIKIPKIGLVKAVFDRRYNGTIKTVTVTEDSSDRFFAAIIYELEACFISSNGDKIIGLDLGIKDLIIAHDGNKTSKYANPKHTKKYTKNLARKQQKLARKVKGSRTRAKAKKLVAKIHARITNARQDYLHKLSRKLTNESQVVIVENLHVKGMVRNHKLAKAISDCGWGTLVNFLSYKLERENKRLVEIDRFFPSSHICPDCLTQTPKMDLSIREWICLNQSCGKTHDRDIAASRNIRAEGIRIIQTDGTAVSASEGSVRQDRGRKTKVMQHPAKLETTCSTK, from the coding sequence ATGTCCTCGCCCTACCCGACTAGACAAGTGCAAAAAGTACGAATTTATCCAACTGACGAACAAAAGCAGCAACTAGCAGGTGCTATGGGTTGTTCTCGCTGGTGGTGGAATTTTGCTTTGAACAAAAGTATTGAAATCTACAAGGAGACGGGCAAAGGCTTATCTCGTGCAGGACTAAATGCTTTACTGCCTAGTCTAAAGCAAGAACATGAGTGGTTAAAAACAGAGGTTTATTCTCAATCCCTGCAACAAACATCACTTAATTTGTCTCGCGCTTTTATCAACTTTTTTGAGAAGCGGGCTAAATTCCCTAGATATAAATCGAAGCATGGTAAGCAGTCTGTCGGGTTTCCTCAGTCGGTTACAGTCAATGGTGATTGGATTAAGATACCTAAAATTGGCTTAGTTAAAGCAGTATTTGACCGTCGCTACAATGGGACAATCAAAACCGTAACTGTAACTGAAGATAGCTCTGACAGATTCTTTGCTGCGATTATTTATGAGCTAGAAGCTTGTTTTATTTCGAGTAACGGAGATAAAATCATCGGACTTGATCTAGGGATCAAGGATTTGATTATTGCTCATGATGGAAATAAAACTAGCAAATATGCAAATCCCAAACACACGAAAAAGTATACCAAAAATCTAGCTCGTAAACAACAAAAGTTAGCTCGAAAAGTAAAAGGTTCTAGAACCAGAGCCAAAGCTAAGAAACTAGTAGCTAAGATTCATGCACGTATAACAAATGCCCGTCAGGACTACTTACACAAGCTAAGTAGAAAACTGACTAACGAAAGCCAAGTAGTGATAGTAGAAAACCTTCACGTAAAGGGCATGGTGCGTAATCACAAATTAGCTAAAGCAATATCTGATTGTGGATGGGGAACTTTGGTCAACTTTCTAAGTTACAAACTAGAACGTGAAAATAAGCGCTTAGTTGAAATTGACAGATTTTTTCCCAGTTCACATATTTGTCCCGACTGCTTAACTCAAACTCCGAAGATGGATTTGAGTATTAGAGAATGGATTTGCTTGAACCAATCATGCGGTAAAACTCACGATCGTGATATCGCTGCTAGTCGCAATATCAGGGCAGAAGGAATCAGAATCATACAGACGGATGGAACAGCCGTCTCTGCTAGTGAAGGGAGCGTAAGACAAGACCGAGGACGAAAGACCAAGGTAATGCAGCACCCAGCGAAGCTAGAAACTACCTGCTCAACAAAGTAG
- the ziaR_1 gene encoding zinc-responsive repressor ZiaR, whose translation MNKVDKSKKIVSPEGDAPTCDSSLVHLEQVRQVQSEIVTTEKAQQMAQFFGAMADPHRLKLLSALAKAELCVCDLAAVVKMSESAVSHQLRLLRNLRLVKHRREGRNVYYSLADAHIANLYREVAEHLDEV comes from the coding sequence ATGAATAAAGTTGACAAATCAAAAAAAATAGTTTCTCCAGAAGGTGATGCACCAACTTGTGATTCTTCTTTAGTTCATTTAGAACAAGTGCGCCAAGTGCAGTCGGAAATTGTAACTACAGAGAAAGCACAGCAGATGGCTCAGTTTTTTGGCGCGATGGCAGATCCCCATCGGCTTAAGCTCCTTTCTGCTTTGGCAAAAGCCGAACTTTGTGTCTGTGACTTAGCAGCGGTAGTAAAGATGAGTGAATCTGCGGTATCTCATCAGTTACGTCTGCTACGAAATCTACGTCTGGTCAAACATCGCCGTGAAGGTCGTAACGTTTATTACAGTTTGGCAGACGCACACATTGCCAATCTTTATCGGGAAGTAGCGGAACATTTAGACGAGGTTTAA
- a CDS encoding RNA-directed DNA polymerase, which yields MPSANVTTKTTEWHEVNWQNAYDNVRNLRRRIFKATQSEDWRKVRNLQRLMLRSYSNVLLAVRKTTQDNKGRKTAGVDKVLVKTPRKRGQMVDDLINNQDWKPKPVRRVYIPKSNGKKRPLGIPTIKDRCLQAIVKNALEPCWEAQFEGISYGFRPGKSPHDAIAKIYLAVRPNKKKKWVVDADIKGCFDNIDHEQLLSTIGNFPGRSLIKEWLKAGYVDNNIFHTQNSGTPQGGIISPLLANIALHGMENALGIIYNSRGDSIGKRIVVRYADDFVILCESKQDADKARSDIDNWLSLKGLNLSSEKTNIVHITEGFDFLGFNIRHYKVNNTKTGYKLLIKPSKKFLQNTRKDLREIFLKHSGERIGKLIGEINPVIRGKANYINKVVSSKIFSKLDDYLFLRQVRFVKRTHPKKKKKWTQNKYWGRLNLQRKDNWVFGDKESGNLMLKFSWTKIERHSLVKKRASPDDPSLQEYWSKRNKKSQKSEAVKFSAKQEQVAYKQGYKCPVCSQSLFNNEPLHLHHIVPKGEGGKDTINNLVWLHLFCHHKVHYEN from the coding sequence ATGCCTAGTGCAAACGTAACCACGAAGACAACCGAATGGCATGAAGTCAATTGGCAGAATGCCTACGACAACGTTAGGAATCTGAGACGACGCATTTTCAAAGCAACTCAATCTGAAGACTGGCGGAAAGTCCGTAATCTCCAAAGGTTAATGCTCCGAAGTTACTCTAACGTATTGTTAGCCGTTAGGAAAACAACACAGGATAATAAGGGGCGAAAAACTGCGGGAGTAGACAAGGTACTAGTCAAAACACCCCGTAAAAGGGGGCAAATGGTTGACGACTTAATAAACAACCAAGACTGGAAACCAAAACCCGTCAGAAGAGTGTACATACCAAAATCAAATGGTAAAAAACGCCCGTTGGGTATTCCGACAATCAAGGACAGATGCTTACAAGCAATTGTAAAAAATGCTCTTGAACCATGTTGGGAAGCCCAATTTGAGGGAATTAGCTACGGTTTTCGTCCAGGTAAAAGTCCCCATGACGCAATTGCAAAAATATATTTAGCAGTACGTCCTAATAAAAAGAAAAAGTGGGTGGTAGATGCCGACATCAAAGGATGTTTTGATAATATTGATCATGAACAATTACTCTCTACGATAGGGAATTTCCCAGGTAGAAGCCTGATTAAAGAATGGTTAAAAGCTGGATATGTTGACAACAACATATTTCATACACAAAACTCTGGAACACCACAAGGTGGAATCATTAGCCCACTCTTAGCTAATATTGCCTTACATGGCATGGAAAATGCTTTAGGAATTATATACAATTCTAGAGGCGATTCCATAGGCAAAAGAATTGTGGTTAGATACGCCGATGACTTTGTAATCCTATGTGAATCCAAACAGGACGCAGACAAAGCCAGAAGTGACATAGATAACTGGCTATCTCTCAAAGGATTAAATTTATCCTCAGAAAAGACCAATATCGTACACATCACGGAAGGCTTTGACTTCCTCGGTTTCAACATCAGGCATTACAAAGTCAACAATACGAAAACTGGCTATAAACTCCTGATTAAACCTAGTAAGAAATTCCTACAAAATACTCGAAAAGACTTGAGAGAAATTTTTCTCAAGCATTCGGGAGAAAGAATAGGAAAACTAATAGGGGAAATTAACCCAGTAATACGAGGAAAAGCCAATTACATAAATAAAGTAGTGTCTTCCAAGATATTCTCAAAATTAGATGATTATCTATTCTTAAGACAGGTTAGATTCGTAAAGCGTACACACCCAAAGAAAAAGAAAAAGTGGACGCAGAACAAATACTGGGGAAGATTAAATCTACAAAGGAAAGATAACTGGGTCTTTGGAGATAAAGAATCAGGAAACCTCATGCTAAAGTTTAGCTGGACAAAGATTGAACGACACTCACTTGTAAAGAAAAGGGCTTCACCTGATGACCCTTCACTCCAAGAGTACTGGTCAAAAAGAAACAAGAAAAGTCAAAAATCAGAAGCAGTTAAATTTAGTGCGAAGCAAGAACAAGTAGCATATAAACAAGGTTATAAATGCCCCGTGTGTAGTCAATCATTGTTTAACAATGAACCTCTACATTTACACCATATCGTACCTAAAGGCGAAGGTGGAAAAGACACAATAAATAACTTAGTTTGGTTACATCTGTTCTGCCATCATAAGGTACACTATGAAAACTAA
- a CDS encoding copper-translocating P-type ATPase: MENTNLKLRGMSCASCAINIEEAIRAVPGVNECSVNFGAELATVTYDQDRTDVAAIQEAVDAAGYSALPMQDEVLAPEDYTERRSRQIENRQLTRKVWVSGMISAILVIGSLPMMTGLPIPFIPTWMHNPWLQLVLTAPVLFWCGSSFFINAWKALKRHTATMDTLVAIGTGTAYLYSLFPTFFPQWFIAQGLTPDVYFEAASVIIALILLGRLLENRARGQTSEAIRKLMGLQAKTARVIRNHREIDIPIAEVILGDIILVRPGEKIPVDGEIVEGASTIDEAMVTGESVAVKKRSGDEVIGATINKTGSFKFKATKVGKDTFLAQIVKLVQQAQGSKAPIQRLADRVTGWFVPAVITIAIATFILWYNIMGNVTMALITTVGVLIIACPCALGLATPTSIMVGTGKGAENGILIKGAESLEMAHKLKAIVLDKTGTITQGKPTVTDFVTVNGIANSNKLNLLCLAASVERNSEHPLAEAVVQYAQSQRVKLDDVKEFEAIAGSGVQGYVWDRWIQIGTHRWLNELNIDTSNLQKDWERLEYLGKTVIWIAVDRKIQGIMGIADSVKPSSIQAIRALQKMGLEVVMLTGDNRRTAEVIAREVGIERVFAEVRPEQKAATVEAIQSEGEGLWSEKTSDLYTPRKIVAMVGDGINDAPALAQADVGIAIGTGTDVAIAASDITLISGDLQGIVTAIQLSRATMRNIRQNLFFAFIYNIAGIPIAAGILYPFFGWLLSPIIAGAAMAFSSVSVVTNALRLRNFRPKTHG, from the coding sequence GTGGAAAATACTAATCTGAAACTGCGAGGCATGAGTTGTGCCTCTTGTGCCATTAATATCGAAGAAGCAATTCGAGCAGTTCCAGGCGTGAATGAATGTAGTGTCAATTTTGGTGCAGAACTTGCCACTGTCACTTACGATCAAGATCGAACCGATGTAGCAGCGATTCAAGAAGCCGTCGATGCAGCAGGATATTCGGCTTTGCCCATGCAAGACGAGGTACTTGCCCCAGAAGATTATACAGAACGACGCTCGCGACAAATTGAAAATCGTCAACTGACTCGTAAGGTATGGGTTAGCGGAATGATTAGTGCCATTCTGGTTATTGGTTCGCTGCCGATGATGACAGGATTACCCATTCCTTTCATTCCTACATGGATGCACAATCCTTGGCTACAACTAGTGCTGACTGCGCCTGTACTATTTTGGTGTGGCTCATCCTTCTTTATCAATGCCTGGAAAGCCCTCAAACGCCATACAGCCACAATGGATACCCTAGTGGCGATTGGTACGGGTACAGCTTACTTATATTCACTATTTCCAACCTTTTTTCCACAATGGTTTATCGCACAGGGACTTACACCTGATGTCTACTTTGAAGCTGCATCGGTAATTATTGCCTTGATTTTATTGGGACGCTTATTAGAAAATCGTGCCAGGGGACAAACCTCAGAAGCAATTCGTAAGCTGATGGGTTTACAAGCTAAAACAGCAAGGGTGATTCGTAATCATCGCGAAATAGATATTCCCATCGCTGAAGTAATTCTTGGAGATATCATTTTGGTACGCCCAGGGGAGAAGATTCCCGTCGATGGCGAGATCGTTGAAGGTGCTTCTACCATTGATGAAGCGATGGTTACGGGTGAAAGCGTTGCCGTGAAAAAGCGTTCGGGCGATGAAGTTATTGGCGCGACGATTAATAAAACTGGTAGCTTTAAATTCAAAGCCACAAAAGTAGGTAAAGACACTTTCTTAGCGCAGATTGTCAAGCTGGTGCAGCAAGCACAAGGCTCAAAAGCACCGATTCAACGTTTAGCCGATCGCGTGACGGGATGGTTTGTACCTGCTGTCATTACCATTGCGATCGCTACTTTTATCCTCTGGTACAACATCATGGGAAATGTAACGATGGCGTTGATTACCACAGTCGGCGTGTTAATTATTGCTTGTCCCTGTGCGCTTGGTTTGGCAACCCCGACTTCAATTATGGTAGGAACGGGTAAGGGAGCGGAAAATGGCATTCTCATCAAAGGTGCAGAAAGCCTAGAAATGGCACACAAGTTAAAAGCGATCGTCCTTGATAAAACAGGAACGATTACCCAAGGTAAACCGACTGTGACTGATTTTGTAACCGTTAACGGTATTGCCAACAGCAACAAATTAAATTTATTGTGTCTTGCGGCATCTGTAGAAAGAAATTCCGAACATCCTCTGGCTGAAGCTGTCGTGCAATACGCTCAATCTCAAAGGGTAAAGTTAGATGATGTCAAAGAATTTGAAGCGATCGCTGGTAGCGGTGTACAAGGCTATGTTTGGGATCGATGGATACAAATTGGAACACACCGTTGGCTGAACGAATTAAACATAGATACTAGCAACCTACAAAAAGACTGGGAGAGATTGGAATATCTCGGTAAAACCGTTATTTGGATTGCTGTAGATAGAAAAATTCAGGGCATTATGGGCATTGCCGATTCGGTAAAACCTTCTTCAATTCAAGCAATTCGAGCCTTACAAAAAATGGGCTTGGAAGTGGTAATGTTAACTGGAGACAACCGCCGTACCGCTGAAGTTATTGCTCGCGAAGTAGGAATCGAGCGCGTTTTTGCTGAAGTTCGCCCCGAACAAAAAGCTGCTACAGTTGAGGCAATCCAGTCAGAAGGTGAGGGGCTGTGGTCGGAGAAGACCTCCGACCTTTATACGCCCCGTAAAATCGTTGCTATGGTGGGTGATGGCATCAATGACGCACCAGCCTTAGCACAAGCCGACGTAGGAATAGCAATTGGTACGGGAACGGATGTAGCGATCGCAGCTAGCGATATCACCTTGATTTCAGGAGATTTACAGGGGATTGTCACAGCCATACAATTAAGTCGCGCTACTATGCGTAACATTCGTCAAAATCTCTTCTTCGCCTTTATCTACAATATTGCTGGCATTCCCATCGCAGCAGGAATTCTCTATCCTTTCTTTGGTTGGTTGCTCAGTCCCATCATTGCAGGTGCAGCGATGGCATTTAGTTCCGTGTCGGTGGTAACAAATGCTTTGCGTTTGCGTAATTTTCGACCGAAAACCCATGGTTAG